A window from Shimia isoporae encodes these proteins:
- a CDS encoding sensor histidine kinase — protein sequence MAVDPSPNTIDARPAMASWLTRAALALILVIAGVTMYVTNSFLTDRFTENTRNRAELRLALYSGNLVSELRRNAIVPQLLAKDPALIGALNSGDFSQSSARLISFVEEIGAASLVLMDETGRVVAATDRTRLGENFRQSEFFVNAQRSNVTLFTLAVDQANVHRFVYSRKIESLGGTIGVIAVEVDLRKFENTWAGISDAVFVTDSEGTVILSTEPRWRGLTEAEALERQPAIGAIERALQVTNDWTQAPADAYFAGEAVMRMSSRIPFRGWTMTSYTTYSSVREKVNAVLALEVMGFAILIALVFYLSSRKSAVRMALVQRESVELRALNNRLQREIAERERMQMSLEVAEQSLAQSSKLAALGEMSAAVSHELNQPLAAMRTYLAGARLLVSRNRPEEALSSFQRIDDLISRMGSITKQLKSYARKGGDEFRPVNMGDSVSSALSMMEPQLRQRRVKISKIVPDRPVRVMGDQVRIEQVMINLLRNALDATESVSDPEIEILLAAGETATLTVRDNGPGIKDLDNLFEPFYTTKAPGDGVGLGLAISSGIISDLGGRLTARNGQTAGAVFEVQLPILNEDIEAAE from the coding sequence ATGGCTGTAGACCCGTCTCCGAATACTATCGATGCGCGCCCTGCGATGGCCTCTTGGCTGACGCGGGCAGCTCTTGCGCTGATCCTCGTGATTGCGGGGGTGACGATGTATGTCACCAACAGCTTTCTCACGGATCGTTTCACGGAAAACACCAGAAATCGTGCCGAGCTGAGGTTGGCCCTGTATTCGGGTAACCTTGTCAGCGAGCTTCGGCGGAACGCGATTGTTCCCCAGCTCCTTGCAAAAGATCCTGCGTTGATCGGCGCCTTGAACTCGGGCGACTTTTCGCAATCATCTGCGCGGTTGATTTCTTTCGTCGAGGAGATCGGTGCCGCGTCGCTGGTTTTGATGGATGAGACAGGGCGGGTTGTGGCTGCGACCGATCGCACACGACTGGGTGAAAACTTTCGCCAATCCGAGTTTTTCGTGAATGCCCAACGTTCGAACGTGACTTTGTTCACCCTGGCCGTGGATCAGGCGAATGTTCACAGGTTCGTTTACTCGCGGAAAATCGAAAGTCTGGGCGGCACAATCGGTGTGATCGCGGTTGAGGTCGATCTACGCAAGTTTGAAAACACTTGGGCGGGTATTTCCGACGCGGTGTTTGTCACGGACAGTGAGGGGACTGTCATCCTGTCAACTGAACCGCGCTGGCGCGGTCTCACAGAAGCGGAGGCTCTCGAGCGGCAGCCCGCGATTGGCGCGATCGAACGCGCGCTTCAGGTTACGAATGATTGGACGCAGGCGCCAGCCGACGCCTATTTCGCTGGTGAAGCGGTGATGCGGATGAGTTCCCGCATCCCGTTCCGCGGGTGGACCATGACATCCTACACCACTTATTCGAGCGTCCGGGAGAAAGTGAACGCTGTTCTGGCGCTTGAAGTGATGGGATTCGCCATCCTGATCGCGCTGGTTTTCTACCTTTCGAGCCGGAAAAGTGCGGTCCGGATGGCCCTCGTGCAGCGAGAGTCGGTGGAACTCCGCGCATTGAACAATCGCCTTCAGCGGGAAATAGCCGAGCGCGAGCGCATGCAAATGAGCCTTGAAGTGGCCGAACAAAGCCTTGCGCAGAGCTCGAAACTGGCGGCTTTGGGTGAGATGTCTGCGGCTGTGAGCCACGAGCTGAACCAGCCCTTGGCAGCCATGAGAACCTACCTTGCGGGCGCGCGTTTGCTGGTGTCCAGAAACCGTCCTGAAGAGGCTCTTTCATCGTTTCAGAGGATTGATGATCTGATTTCGCGTATGGGGTCGATTACCAAGCAGCTAAAGTCCTATGCGAGGAAGGGAGGAGACGAGTTTCGCCCTGTAAATATGGGGGATTCCGTATCTTCGGCCCTGTCGATGATGGAGCCGCAATTGCGGCAAAGAAGAGTCAAAATTAGTAAAATTGTACCGGATCGACCGGTGCGTGTGATGGGCGATCAGGTGCGCATCGAACAAGTGATGATCAACCTGTTGAGAAACGCTTTGGACGCCACCGAAAGCGTGTCCGATCCCGAGATCGAGATACTGCTTGCCGCAGGGGAAACTGCGACGCTCACGGTTCGCGATAACGGGCCGGGTATCAAGGATTTGGACAACCTCTTTGAGCCATTTTACACGACCAAGGCGCCTGGTGACGGAGTCGGTTTGGGCTTGGCAATTTCGTCAGGGATCATAAGTGACTTGGGCGGAAGGTTAACGGCCAGAAATGGTCAGACCGCGGGGGCTGTATTTGAGGTACAGCTGCCGATCTTGAATGAAGACATTGAAGCAGCGGAGTAA
- a CDS encoding sigma-54-dependent transcriptional regulator, translating into MAQGMKIAIVDDEQDMRQSISQWLALSGYDTETFASAEDALKKLGPDYPGIVISDIKMPGMDGMQFLKKLMGSDSALPVIMITGHGDVPMAVEAMRVGAFDFLEKPFNPDQMTQLAKKATNARRMTMDARALRRELSDGTQIMNKLIGSSPVMERLKEDILDLGQADGHVLIDGETGTGKTLVAHAMHAVGSRAGRKFVLVSCGAFEEDALAKRLFGPMNPEDSQLPAIEEARGGTLVLEDIESLSETTQAKLLNVINEQGTPAETRIIAISNMQEQDRTCEDALRPDLFYRLAALRVTVPPLRQRGEDILSLFTRLSEQFSDEYGCDAPKVSAQEAAQLLQAPWPGNVRQLINLAERAVLQSRRDGGSIASLLMSDHEEMQPVMTTEGKPLKEYVEAFERMLIDNTMRRHRGSIAAVMDELRLPRRTLNEKMAKYGLARADYL; encoded by the coding sequence GTGGCACAGGGCATGAAGATCGCCATCGTCGACGATGAACAGGATATGCGCCAGTCGATCAGCCAGTGGCTGGCACTGTCGGGATATGACACCGAGACATTTGCGAGCGCGGAAGACGCGCTGAAGAAACTGGGTCCGGATTATCCGGGGATCGTTATTAGCGACATCAAGATGCCGGGCATGGACGGCATGCAGTTTCTTAAGAAGCTGATGGGAAGCGACAGTGCTCTTCCTGTGATCATGATCACAGGGCATGGCGACGTTCCAATGGCCGTTGAGGCCATGCGGGTAGGCGCCTTTGATTTTCTGGAAAAACCGTTCAATCCGGATCAGATGACCCAACTGGCCAAAAAAGCCACGAACGCACGCCGCATGACGATGGATGCGCGCGCTTTGCGGCGGGAATTGTCCGACGGTACTCAGATCATGAACAAGCTGATCGGATCCAGCCCTGTCATGGAGCGCCTGAAAGAGGATATCCTTGATCTTGGGCAGGCAGACGGTCACGTTCTGATCGACGGTGAAACCGGCACAGGCAAGACTTTGGTTGCGCATGCGATGCACGCCGTTGGAAGCCGCGCCGGACGCAAATTTGTGCTGGTCAGCTGTGGCGCCTTCGAAGAAGACGCGCTCGCCAAACGCCTTTTCGGTCCGATGAACCCCGAAGACAGTCAGCTCCCTGCGATCGAGGAAGCGCGTGGTGGTACGCTGGTTCTGGAAGATATCGAAAGTCTGAGCGAGACCACGCAGGCCAAACTTTTGAATGTCATCAATGAGCAGGGCACGCCGGCGGAAACTCGCATCATCGCGATTTCTAACATGCAAGAGCAGGATCGCACGTGTGAAGATGCTCTGCGTCCCGACCTTTTTTACCGTCTCGCTGCGCTTCGCGTCACTGTTCCGCCGTTGCGCCAACGTGGTGAAGATATTCTGTCGCTGTTCACTCGCCTGTCCGAGCAGTTTTCCGATGAATATGGTTGTGATGCGCCCAAAGTCAGCGCTCAGGAGGCCGCACAGTTGTTGCAAGCCCCTTGGCCTGGCAACGTACGTCAGTTGATCAATCTGGCGGAGCGCGCGGTTCTGCAATCGCGTCGTGACGGTGGATCGATTGCCTCGCTTCTCATGAGTGATCACGAGGAAATGCAGCCGGTGATGACGACGGAAGGCAAGCCGCTCAAGGAATATGTTGAAGCGTTTGAACGTATGTTGATCGACAACACGATGCGCCGTCACCGTGGATCTATTGCGGCCGTTATGGACGAATTGCGCCTGCCGCGTCGGACCTTGAATGAAAAAATGGCGAAATACGGCCTCGCGCGTGCCGACTATCTCTGA
- a CDS encoding HAD family hydrolase, whose protein sequence is MALNFPIKGALFDMDGLLLDSERLFMETLVQSTEPIGISKEDTEAFFVTLVGTSNKETSKHLSSFLPNHVEVTIFEAEWRNLYRARVEEGVPVKPHVRPLLIGLQGAGIPMCVVTSTVSRVAQKKLSKAGLDEFFRGVVAGDEVIANKPDPEPYLRGAAVLGLEASECAAFEDSDVGTTAARRAGCLTYQVPDLRPAGVALPNLDQYVVKDLREAGCHLGVLSKALT, encoded by the coding sequence ATGGCACTGAATTTCCCAATCAAGGGCGCTTTGTTCGACATGGACGGTCTGCTTTTGGACAGTGAACGGCTTTTCATGGAGACGCTCGTACAGTCAACGGAACCCATCGGTATTTCGAAAGAAGACACAGAGGCGTTTTTTGTCACTTTGGTTGGAACCTCGAACAAAGAAACGTCCAAACACCTGAGTTCGTTTCTTCCCAATCATGTTGAAGTCACCATCTTTGAAGCCGAATGGCGCAATCTATATCGCGCTCGGGTGGAAGAGGGTGTGCCAGTGAAGCCGCATGTGAGGCCACTTTTGATCGGATTGCAGGGGGCTGGTATTCCCATGTGTGTGGTGACCTCTACGGTGTCCCGTGTTGCACAGAAAAAGCTGAGCAAGGCAGGGTTGGACGAGTTTTTCCGCGGTGTCGTTGCCGGAGACGAGGTTATTGCCAACAAGCCCGATCCAGAACCCTACCTGCGAGGAGCTGCTGTGCTTGGTTTGGAAGCGAGTGAGTGCGCTGCGTTTGAAGACAGCGACGTTGGCACGACGGCGGCACGCAGGGCAGGGTGCCTTACCTATCAAGTGCCGGATTTGCGTCCTGCCGGTGTGGCGTTGCCAAACCTAGATCAGTATGTGGTCAAAGACTTGCGCGAGGCCGGGTGCCATCTGGGAGTTCTGTCCAAGGCGTTAACCTGA
- a CDS encoding Rne/Rng family ribonuclease, whose product MPKKMLIDATHAEETRVVVVDGNKVEEFDFESENKRQLAGNIYLAKVTRVEPSLQAAFVDYGGNRHGFLAFSEIHPDYYQIPVADREALLEEERAYAEAMKARDEEEEKPKKSRSRSRSRSRKKTDEAAVTETAVDGVTEATEAEETLTEAEEAPAEISGMETIDLGEDNGDTEVVAEVEVIDTPEAVEENPSEATEGDEASEEAADEQVAEAEVVAADEDTPEGEDEGKGENEDPKTIAANTEGEDAKISKDPETGEESETEADIPTESDDAEPAEVESSEDVEAAPDEATASEADLVEETSSDAVDTPEEGAAENVEDSATDVAEAEVEETSEGSDEDADEESDTEEESDEDDDGSKKSSRSRSRRSRSRSKRSNAAEKDETIESVADDDDSEDIRPARKPRPRRYKIQEVIKVRQIMLVQVVKEERGNKGAALTTYLSLAGRYCVLMPNTARGGGISRKITNAADRKKLKEIANEIDVPTGAGLIVRTAGAKRTKSEIKRDYEYLQRMWEQIRELTLKSIAPAKIYEEGDLIKRSIRDLYSREIDEVLVEGDRGYRIAKDFMKMIMPSHAKNVKQYQDALPLFARYQVESYLGGMFNPTVQLKSGGYIVIGVTEALVAIDVNSGRATKEGSIEETALKTNLEAAEEVARQLRLRDLAGLIVIDFIDMDERKNNAAVEKRMKDRLKTDRARIQVGRISGFGLMEMSRQRLRPGMIEATTQPCPHCHGTGLIRSEDNLALSILRQIEEEGTRRRSREVLVKAPVSIANYIMNAKREHVAQIEARYGLAVRVEGDPHLISPDFSIEKFKTATRVVADTTPVVSVDSSIMDDIDAADDVVEAEAVEVSAESEEETKPKKRRRRRRRRKSSSSSENGDAVENGDASSEGVSEETEDTVSVDAEATEEAAEVTEAAETEEKPKSSRSRSRSRSRSRSKKSEETEVPASEEATVASSEPAEEQEASVVEEAPVKDVQGEDVVETAEVVEPPVEEPAEPAMAEAVADPEPVAEPVPAAPKKPKRRGWWSR is encoded by the coding sequence ATGCCAAAGAAAATGCTCATCGATGCCACCCACGCGGAAGAGACCCGCGTTGTGGTGGTCGACGGAAACAAGGTTGAAGAATTTGACTTTGAATCCGAAAACAAACGCCAGCTTGCCGGCAACATCTATCTTGCAAAAGTAACACGGGTCGAGCCGTCGCTTCAGGCGGCTTTTGTTGACTATGGCGGAAACCGTCATGGCTTCCTCGCGTTCTCGGAGATCCATCCGGACTACTATCAGATTCCTGTAGCAGACCGTGAAGCGCTGCTTGAGGAAGAGCGTGCCTATGCCGAAGCAATGAAGGCGCGCGACGAGGAAGAAGAAAAGCCTAAAAAATCGCGCTCGCGCAGCCGGTCGCGGTCTCGCAAGAAAACTGACGAGGCAGCTGTAACAGAAACCGCTGTTGACGGCGTGACCGAAGCGACCGAAGCAGAGGAAACGCTCACCGAAGCCGAAGAGGCTCCAGCCGAAATTTCCGGCATGGAAACCATCGATCTTGGGGAAGACAACGGTGACACCGAAGTTGTTGCCGAAGTCGAGGTGATCGACACGCCAGAAGCCGTTGAGGAAAACCCGTCCGAGGCAACTGAAGGCGACGAGGCGTCTGAAGAAGCAGCTGACGAACAGGTTGCCGAAGCCGAGGTCGTTGCCGCCGACGAAGACACCCCAGAAGGTGAAGACGAGGGCAAAGGCGAAAACGAAGACCCAAAGACCATTGCCGCCAACACCGAAGGCGAAGACGCCAAGATCAGCAAGGATCCGGAGACCGGAGAGGAAAGCGAAACCGAAGCTGACATTCCAACAGAGTCAGACGACGCTGAGCCTGCCGAAGTAGAAAGCAGCGAAGACGTCGAGGCGGCTCCTGATGAGGCCACTGCCTCGGAAGCAGATCTTGTTGAAGAAACGTCTTCGGATGCAGTCGATACGCCGGAAGAGGGCGCTGCCGAGAACGTTGAAGACAGCGCGACCGATGTGGCCGAGGCAGAAGTAGAAGAAACGTCGGAAGGCAGCGATGAAGACGCTGACGAAGAGTCTGACACCGAAGAAGAGTCTGACGAAGACGATGATGGCTCCAAAAAGTCGAGCCGTAGTCGCAGCCGCCGGTCCCGCAGCCGCTCCAAGCGCTCCAATGCTGCCGAAAAAGACGAGACCATCGAGTCTGTTGCCGATGATGACGACAGCGAGGACATTCGTCCGGCACGCAAACCGCGTCCGCGTCGCTACAAGATCCAGGAAGTGATCAAGGTACGCCAGATCATGCTGGTGCAGGTGGTCAAGGAAGAACGCGGCAACAAAGGTGCGGCGCTGACAACTTATCTTTCGCTTGCAGGACGGTATTGCGTTCTGATGCCAAACACCGCGCGCGGTGGGGGCATCTCACGTAAGATCACCAACGCGGCGGACCGCAAAAAGCTCAAGGAAATTGCCAACGAGATTGATGTACCGACCGGTGCGGGGCTGATTGTACGGACTGCTGGCGCAAAGCGGACCAAATCAGAGATCAAGCGAGACTACGAATACCTGCAACGCATGTGGGAGCAGATCCGTGAATTGACGCTGAAGTCGATTGCGCCTGCAAAAATCTATGAAGAGGGCGACCTGATCAAACGATCGATCCGCGACTTGTATTCTCGCGAGATCGACGAAGTGCTGGTTGAAGGCGACCGCGGCTACCGCATTGCCAAGGACTTCATGAAGATGATCATGCCGTCCCATGCCAAGAATGTGAAACAGTATCAGGATGCTCTGCCACTGTTTGCCCGCTATCAGGTGGAAAGCTACCTTGGTGGCATGTTCAACCCGACGGTGCAGCTGAAGTCTGGTGGCTACATTGTGATTGGCGTGACCGAAGCTCTTGTGGCGATTGACGTAAACTCGGGTCGTGCGACCAAAGAGGGTTCGATCGAGGAAACAGCGCTCAAGACCAACCTTGAGGCTGCCGAGGAAGTGGCCCGTCAATTGCGGTTGCGTGACCTTGCCGGCCTCATCGTGATCGACTTCATCGACATGGACGAACGCAAGAACAACGCGGCCGTCGAGAAGCGGATGAAGGACCGTCTGAAAACCGATCGTGCGCGTATTCAGGTAGGCCGCATCTCCGGATTTGGCCTGATGGAAATGAGCCGTCAGCGGTTGCGCCCAGGTATGATCGAGGCGACCACTCAGCCGTGTCCGCATTGTCATGGCACCGGTCTGATCCGGTCCGAAGACAACCTTGCGCTGTCGATTCTGCGGCAGATCGAGGAAGAAGGTACCCGCCGTCGGTCCCGTGAGGTTCTGGTGAAGGCACCGGTCTCGATTGCCAACTACATCATGAACGCCAAGCGGGAACATGTGGCGCAAATTGAAGCCCGCTATGGCCTTGCTGTGCGCGTTGAAGGAGATCCGCATCTGATTTCTCCGGACTTCTCGATTGAGAAGTTCAAAACCGCCACCCGTGTGGTCGCCGACACCACTCCGGTGGTTTCTGTGGACAGCTCGATCATGGATGATATCGACGCGGCGGATGACGTTGTCGAAGCTGAAGCCGTTGAAGTAAGCGCGGAAAGCGAAGAAGAAACCAAGCCCAAGAAGCGCCGCCGCCGCCGTCGTCGCCGGAAGTCTTCGAGTTCTTCCGAGAATGGCGACGCAGTAGAAAATGGGGATGCGTCTTCTGAGGGTGTTTCCGAAGAGACCGAAGACACAGTCTCGGTTGATGCCGAGGCAACTGAGGAAGCGGCAGAGGTGACTGAGGCCGCCGAGACCGAAGAGAAACCGAAATCCTCGCGCTCGCGCAGCCGTTCCCGTAGCCGCTCTCGTTCCAAGAAGTCTGAGGAAACAGAGGTTCCGGCGTCGGAAGAGGCCACTGTGGCGAGTTCGGAGCCCGCAGAGGAACAAGAAGCCTCGGTAGTGGAAGAGGCCCCGGTCAAGGACGTGCAGGGTGAAGACGTTGTCGAAACGGCAGAAGTCGTAGAGCCACCAGTCGAAGAACCTGCCGAGCCAGCAATGGCGGAAGCGGTGGCTGACCCTGAACCGGTGGCGGAACCAGTACCAGCAGCGCCGAAGAAGCCAAAGCGGCGCGGTTGGTGGTCTCGCTGA
- a CDS encoding sulfurtransferase TusA family protein, giving the protein MPSIREDMDLEIDALGLLCPLPVLRLRKRMMPLESGAKVRLIADDPAAIVDVPHFCHEAGHEILASSEANGALEFIIQKG; this is encoded by the coding sequence ATGCCCAGTATTCGAGAGGACATGGATCTTGAAATCGACGCTCTTGGCCTTTTGTGCCCCCTGCCCGTTTTGCGACTGCGCAAACGAATGATGCCTCTGGAAAGCGGCGCAAAAGTCAGGCTGATTGCTGACGATCCAGCAGCCATAGTTGACGTTCCGCACTTCTGCCACGAAGCAGGACATGAAATCCTTGCCTCATCGGAGGCAAACGGCGCGCTCGAGTTCATAATCCAAAAAGGCTGA
- a CDS encoding cytochrome c biogenesis CcdA family protein, with protein sequence MFGIDIIDAGLLPAMLVALFAGVISFLSPCVLPIVPPYLAYMSGVSMTDLQEGRAASRKATMTAVFFVLGLSTVFLFLGFTASAFGAFFLQNQEKFNTVAGLLVMLFGAHFVGAIRIPFLMQEARIDAGDQGGSAFGAYLLGLAFAFGWTPCIGPILGAVLSMAASEGNLTRGTVLLGVYALGLGVPFLLVAAFMSRLGGFMGWMKRHMEQVERVMGLLLWTIGLLMLTGGFSNFSYWLLETFPALATIG encoded by the coding sequence ATGTTTGGAATCGACATCATCGATGCAGGTCTTCTCCCTGCCATGCTGGTCGCGCTTTTTGCGGGTGTGATCTCATTTCTCAGCCCGTGCGTTTTGCCGATTGTGCCACCTTATCTCGCCTACATGAGCGGCGTCAGCATGACGGATTTGCAGGAAGGGCGCGCTGCCTCTCGCAAAGCCACAATGACGGCAGTGTTCTTTGTGCTGGGGCTGTCGACGGTGTTTCTATTCCTCGGGTTCACGGCGTCGGCGTTCGGGGCGTTTTTTCTTCAGAATCAGGAGAAATTCAACACTGTTGCCGGATTGCTGGTTATGCTTTTTGGCGCGCACTTTGTGGGCGCGATCCGCATCCCTTTCCTGATGCAGGAAGCCCGCATCGACGCCGGTGATCAAGGTGGAAGCGCGTTCGGGGCTTACCTACTCGGTCTTGCTTTTGCATTTGGTTGGACGCCTTGTATTGGTCCGATTCTGGGTGCTGTGCTGTCGATGGCGGCGAGCGAAGGTAATTTGACGCGTGGCACGGTCTTATTGGGCGTCTATGCACTCGGGCTTGGCGTACCCTTTCTTCTGGTCGCAGCCTTTATGAGCCGCTTGGGTGGCTTCATGGGCTGGATGAAACGGCACATGGAGCAAGTAGAACGCGTGATGGGCCTGTTGCTGTGGACGATCGGCCTATTGATGCTCACAGGCGGCTTTTCCAATTTCTCTTATTGGTTGCTCGAAACCTTTCCGGCTCTGGCAACCATCGGATAG
- a CDS encoding alpha/beta fold hydrolase produces the protein MGKSSHKPVRKRRVFYIPGYDPIHPRRYRELYRKEGAAQAEISGYSLELSAKAAGGGPYGWHVVSEMDGETAKADFEVLVWSDIVRDSMEKGIVGTYLQLLRTAATYIGSGALWRLMQLRKGPVIAALYPVLFLLLQLVLALLAAWALGKLLVVWLPDWTGLLGLVVVPPILSWFKKKDNKFFAYYLMHDYAYSAQSKGEDPPELEARMAEFADRIAQAMQDDVEEVLVVGHSSGAHLAVSILADLIRDGRVPSTGPVLAFLSLGQVVPMVSFLPNAFRLRRDLAFLSQRSEITWVDVTAPGDGCAFALCDPVAVSGVSPENGKKWPLVVSAAFTQTLSEARWAELRWRFFRLHFQYLCAFDRPGDYDYFRITAGAATLAERYEGRVASKSRIEKPVNKFVGVEP, from the coding sequence ATGGGCAAGAGCAGCCACAAACCTGTTCGCAAACGGCGGGTGTTTTATATCCCGGGGTATGACCCCATTCACCCGCGTCGGTATCGTGAACTGTATCGCAAAGAAGGCGCCGCGCAGGCGGAGATTTCGGGATACAGTCTGGAGCTTTCTGCCAAAGCTGCGGGTGGCGGGCCATATGGTTGGCACGTGGTCAGCGAGATGGACGGCGAAACGGCGAAGGCGGACTTTGAGGTTTTGGTTTGGTCTGACATCGTGCGCGACAGCATGGAAAAGGGCATTGTTGGCACTTATCTTCAACTCCTTCGCACAGCCGCCACTTATATCGGCTCAGGTGCCCTTTGGCGATTGATGCAATTGCGGAAAGGTCCTGTGATTGCAGCGCTTTATCCGGTGTTGTTCCTGCTGCTCCAGTTGGTCTTGGCCCTTTTGGCCGCGTGGGCGCTAGGCAAATTGTTGGTGGTTTGGTTGCCGGACTGGACCGGACTGCTGGGGCTGGTCGTCGTTCCTCCGATCCTCAGTTGGTTCAAGAAGAAGGACAACAAGTTCTTCGCTTACTACCTTATGCATGACTATGCGTATTCAGCGCAATCCAAGGGGGAAGACCCGCCTGAACTTGAGGCACGAATGGCGGAGTTTGCCGACCGAATTGCGCAGGCGATGCAGGACGATGTGGAAGAAGTTTTGGTGGTCGGTCATTCCAGCGGAGCGCATCTGGCGGTGTCCATTCTCGCGGATCTGATCAGGGATGGACGTGTGCCGAGTACCGGGCCTGTATTGGCGTTTCTGTCCTTGGGACAAGTGGTGCCAATGGTTTCGTTCTTGCCCAATGCCTTTCGATTGAGGCGCGACTTGGCGTTTCTGTCTCAGCGCAGTGAAATCACCTGGGTGGATGTTACCGCACCTGGTGATGGCTGCGCCTTCGCTTTGTGTGATCCCGTAGCTGTCAGTGGCGTTTCACCGGAGAATGGAAAAAAGTGGCCACTGGTTGTCTCTGCAGCGTTTACCCAGACGTTGAGCGAGGCGCGGTGGGCCGAGTTGCGCTGGCGCTTTTTCCGACTACATTTTCAGTATCTTTGTGCGTTCGACCGGCCCGGCGATTATGATTACTTCAGGATAACTGCAGGGGCCGCCACGTTGGCAGAGCGCTATGAAGGCCGAGTAGCCAGCAAATCCCGAATTGAGAAACCCGTGAACAAGTTTGTGGGCGTTGAACCATGA
- a CDS encoding cytochrome P450 → MTDARQKLPPKPQARPDKVSLRQYVSLFRKDILSAQPQRLYRAWMAEFKTPFFRSFMINQPELVKTVLKDRPDDFPKSARVTEGLRPLLGNSVFVSNGEVWKRQRRIIDPAFEGGRLRDTYPAILEAAEAAVARLEIHVGEVVEIEEQTSHAAADVIFRTLFSIPIEHEVASQVFDEFRTYQRSQPIVNIAAFIPIPKWFPRGFKRETKNAAKTINKLIRQLTEGRMAEIEAGTAPDDLATKIMTTQDPLTGETFDTDEMIDQVAIFFLAGHETSASALAWALYLMAIYPEWQEKIAEEATDFDGEFSSVSKLRVSRDVFRETLRLYPPVPMMVREAACPQEFRERSVPTGSQVVVSPWHLHRHERIWDNPDGFDPTRWGTENGKACAREAYIPFSAGSRVCTGAGFAMVEGPLILSMILKHFRVTAEGPEPVPVAHLTVRSKDGIRLRIERRQV, encoded by the coding sequence ATGACAGATGCCCGTCAGAAGCTTCCGCCCAAACCCCAGGCGAGACCGGACAAAGTGTCTTTACGCCAGTATGTTAGCCTGTTTCGCAAAGACATACTGAGTGCACAGCCGCAGCGGTTGTATCGGGCTTGGATGGCTGAATTCAAAACTCCTTTCTTCAGGTCGTTCATGATCAACCAACCTGAATTGGTGAAAACCGTTTTGAAAGATCGGCCAGACGATTTTCCCAAGTCGGCACGCGTGACCGAAGGGTTGCGGCCATTGCTGGGCAATTCGGTTTTTGTGAGCAACGGTGAAGTCTGGAAGCGGCAGCGAAGGATCATTGACCCTGCGTTTGAAGGCGGTCGACTGAGAGACACCTATCCGGCGATTTTAGAGGCTGCAGAAGCAGCAGTGGCGCGCCTTGAAATTCATGTTGGCGAGGTTGTCGAAATTGAGGAGCAGACGTCTCATGCAGCGGCGGATGTGATTTTCCGAACGTTGTTTTCGATACCAATCGAACATGAGGTGGCCAGTCAGGTCTTTGACGAGTTCCGCACCTATCAGCGCAGCCAACCCATTGTGAACATTGCCGCTTTCATTCCCATTCCGAAGTGGTTCCCGCGCGGCTTCAAGCGCGAAACAAAGAATGCGGCCAAAACGATAAACAAGTTGATCCGACAGCTTACAGAAGGCCGAATGGCGGAGATCGAGGCAGGGACAGCGCCCGACGATCTAGCGACCAAGATCATGACAACGCAAGATCCGTTGACCGGCGAAACATTCGATACGGACGAGATGATCGATCAGGTCGCGATCTTCTTTTTGGCGGGTCATGAAACCAGTGCAAGCGCGCTGGCGTGGGCGCTGTATCTCATGGCGATCTATCCGGAATGGCAGGAGAAGATCGCCGAAGAAGCAACTGATTTTGATGGGGAATTTTCGTCGGTCAGCAAGTTGCGTGTGAGCCGTGATGTATTTCGGGAGACCCTGAGGCTTTACCCGCCTGTGCCAATGATGGTGCGCGAAGCGGCCTGTCCGCAGGAGTTTCGTGAAAGAAGCGTGCCGACAGGGTCACAGGTTGTCGTTTCCCCATGGCATTTGCATCGACACGAGCGGATTTGGGACAATCCCGATGGCTTCGATCCCACCAGATGGGGCACGGAGAATGGAAAAGCCTGTGCGCGAGAAGCCTATATACCATTCTCCGCAGGTTCACGCGTTTGCACAGGTGCAGGGTTCGCGATGGTAGAGGGGCCTCTAATTTTGTCTATGATCCTCAAGCACTTCCGAGTGACCGCTGAGGGACCTGAACCCGTTCCGGTGGCGCATTTAACTGTGCGGTCAAAGGATGGTATCCGGCTGCGGATTGAGCGGCGTCAGGTATAG